The Cynocephalus volans isolate mCynVol1 chromosome 2, mCynVol1.pri, whole genome shotgun sequence genome window below encodes:
- the LRRC18 gene encoding leucine-rich repeat-containing protein 18 codes for MAKGGKVTKGKKITFNMAKNCIKITFDGRKRLDLSKMGITTFPMCILRLNDVDELDLSRNMIRKIPESIAKFQNLRWLDLHSNYIDKLPESIGQMTTLLYLNVSNNRLTTNGLPVELNQLRNIRTMNLGLNHLDSVPTTLGALKELHEVGLHDNLLNTIPTSISKLPKLKKLNTKRNPFPEAEESDTFIDSIKRLDNLYLVEEKDLCVACLRKCQLARERLTTIKGMAVMTPRKAIFSNLVSPNSIAKESQED; via the coding sequence ATGGCCAAGGGTGGGAAAGTCACCAAGGGCAAGAAGATCACCTTCAATATGGCCAAGAATTGCATCAAAATCACATTCGATGGGAGAAAACGTCTTGACTTGAGCAAGATGGGAATCACCACCTTTCCCATGTGTATTCTGCGACTCAATGATGTGGATGAGCTCGATCTTAGCCGGAATATGATCAGGAAGATCCCTGAGTCAATCGCTAAGTTCCAGAACCTGCGATGGCTGGACCTGCACAGCAACTACATTGACAAGCTCCCTGAGTCCATCGGCCAGATGACCACATTGCTCTACCTCAACGTCAGCAACAACAGGCTGACCACCAACGGACTGCCAGTGGAGCTGAACCAGCTCAGGAATATACGCACCATGAATTTAGGCTTGAACCACCTGGACAGTGTGCCCACCACCCTGGGAGCCCTGAAGGAGCTGCATGAAGTGGGTCTCCATGACAACCTGCTGAACACCATCCCCACCAGCATCTCTAAGCTCCCCAAGCTGAAAAAGCTCAACACCAAGAGGAACCCCTTTCCAGAGGCAGAGGAATCAGACACGTTCATAGATTCCATCAAGAGGCTGGACAACTTATATCTGGTGGAGGAAAAGGATCTGTGTGTGGCTTGCCTAAGAAAATGCCAGCTCGCCCGGGAGAGGCTGACCACGATCAAGGGCATGGCCGTGATGACGCCGAGAAAGGCCATATTTTCCAATTTGGTTTCACCCAACTCCATAGCCAAGGAATCCCAGGAAGACTAG